From one Bacteroidota bacterium genomic stretch:
- a CDS encoding AMP nucleosidase, with protein sequence MKTKQEIIENWLPRYTGMPLESFGEYILLTNFMDYLEHFARLHKVEIVGEKRPMPSATADNITMIKFGMGSANAATIMDLLGAVSPKACLFLGKCGGLKKKNQLGDLILPIAAIRGEGTSNDYFPIEVPALPAFNMQKAISTTIRDHGKDYWTGTVYTTNRRVWEYDDKFKKYLRRTRAMAIDLETATIFMVGFANKIPTGALLLVTDQPMISTGVKTDKSDQDVTTNYVLEHLQIGVDSLKQIINKGETVKHLYFDYIK encoded by the coding sequence TTGAAAACAAAACAAGAGATCATCGAGAACTGGTTGCCGCGCTATACCGGTATGCCGCTTGAATCGTTCGGGGAGTATATCCTGTTGACCAACTTCATGGATTACCTGGAGCATTTTGCCAGGCTTCACAAGGTGGAAATTGTTGGAGAGAAGCGTCCTATGCCCAGCGCAACCGCCGATAACATCACCATGATCAAGTTTGGCATGGGCAGCGCCAATGCTGCAACCATCATGGACCTCCTGGGAGCAGTATCACCCAAAGCCTGCCTCTTCCTGGGCAAATGCGGCGGGCTGAAAAAGAAAAACCAGCTTGGCGACCTTATCCTCCCCATTGCTGCCATTCGTGGCGAAGGTACCTCTAACGATTACTTCCCGATTGAAGTCCCGGCCCTCCCCGCGTTTAATATGCAAAAGGCTATCTCAACCACCATCCGTGATCATGGCAAAGATTACTGGACAGGCACTGTTTATACCACCAACCGCCGTGTCTGGGAATACGACGACAAATTCAAGAAATACCTTCGCCGTACCCGTGCCATGGCCATCGACCTGGAAACAGCCACCATCTTCATGGTTGGCTTTGCCAACAAGATCCCAACCGGCGCTCTGCTCCTCGTCACCGACCAGCCTATGATCAGTACCGGAGTTAAAACCGATAAAAGCGACCAGGATGTTACCACCAATTATGTACTGGAACACCTTCAGATCGGTGTGGATTCACTCAAACAGATCATCAATAAAGGAGAAACGGTGAAGCATTTGTACTTTGATTATATTAAGTGA
- a CDS encoding TolC family protein has protein sequence MKRILFLTLITINLTMILTAQDLSGSWSLNRCIDYARENNIQVQQARLGIQENEAYFKQAKAERLPGLSAQATQSFTSDKTLNPLSGNYENQDYHYGNYSLGTDVILFNGFRINNNISQKELSLQSSELAVQVTQNNIEIAVTQAYLAILYANESVKQAQQTLEGSEVQLEWAKNHYEAGSIAEADFAQIRSQYITDRYSLTVAENEFSRFVLQLKQLLELGIDQELKLDFPEVPDEQVQKAIPGKTEVYSQALQIMPEVKSGDLGIDIADLEYRKSGANFLPSLSMSASIGTGYNTISTDSYSLQLDHGLNEYIGLKLNIPIFSNRTNKTVKELARINIDQSRLNLENTRKDLLESVEQAYLDAVTSRSRFEAAGEQLNASELSYKLTEEQYSLGLKNTVDLITEKNKYLLAQQEYLQAKYSAILNYKLLDFYQGKEIQL, from the coding sequence ATGAAAAGAATACTTTTTTTAACCTTAATTACAATCAATTTGACCATGATCCTGACAGCACAGGATCTTTCCGGTTCCTGGAGTCTTAACCGCTGTATTGATTATGCCAGGGAAAACAATATCCAGGTACAGCAAGCAAGGTTGGGGATACAGGAAAACGAAGCCTATTTTAAACAGGCAAAGGCAGAAAGGCTGCCCGGATTGAGTGCCCAGGCAACACAGTCGTTTACTTCGGATAAAACTTTGAATCCCCTTTCCGGGAATTATGAAAACCAGGATTATCACTATGGCAATTATTCCTTAGGAACTGATGTGATCTTGTTTAATGGTTTCAGGATCAATAATAATATCAGTCAGAAAGAGCTTTCACTACAATCGTCGGAACTGGCTGTGCAGGTTACACAGAATAATATTGAAATTGCCGTTACTCAGGCATACCTGGCTATTCTGTATGCTAATGAATCAGTCAAACAGGCACAGCAAACCCTTGAAGGATCCGAAGTCCAACTGGAATGGGCCAAAAACCATTATGAGGCAGGCTCAATAGCGGAAGCGGATTTTGCTCAGATACGCTCGCAATATATCACCGACCGATACTCGCTTACAGTAGCTGAGAATGAATTCAGCAGGTTTGTGCTTCAATTAAAACAGTTGCTTGAACTGGGTATTGACCAGGAATTGAAACTTGATTTTCCTGAAGTACCGGATGAACAAGTACAAAAGGCCATTCCCGGTAAAACCGAAGTGTATTCACAGGCCCTGCAGATAATGCCTGAAGTGAAATCCGGTGATTTAGGTATCGATATAGCAGATCTTGAATACCGTAAATCCGGTGCGAATTTCCTTCCGAGTTTATCTATGAGTGCAAGCATCGGTACAGGATATAACACCATCTCCACGGATTCATACAGCCTGCAGCTTGATCATGGGTTGAATGAATATATAGGACTGAAGCTGAATATACCGATTTTCTCGAACCGGACAAACAAGACCGTGAAGGAATTAGCCAGGATCAACATTGATCAGAGCCGGCTGAACCTTGAAAATACGAGGAAAGACCTACTGGAATCCGTTGAGCAGGCTTACCTGGACGCTGTCACCTCCCGTAGCCGTTTCGAGGCTGCCGGTGAGCAACTAAATGCTTCCGAACTCAGCTATAAGCTAACAGAAGAGCAATACAGCCTGGGACTGAAGAACACGGTTGATCTGATCACCGAGAAAAATAAATACCTCCTGGCCCAACAGGAATATTTACAGGCAAAATACAGTGCCATACTGAACTATAAACTCCTGGATTTTTATCAGGGTAAAGAAATACAATTATAA